A genome region from Stenotrophomonas bentonitica includes the following:
- the panD gene encoding aspartate 1-decarboxylase, translating to MHLSLLKTKIHRATVTHSELNYEGSIAIDDNLLLATGIREFEQVHIWDVTNGARFSTYAIRAEAGSGVVSLNGGAARHVQVGDIIIIAAFASMSEEEADSFRPKLVYVDGNNQISHTNDSIPTQAA from the coding sequence ATGCACCTCTCCCTGCTCAAGACCAAGATCCACCGCGCTACCGTGACCCATTCGGAGCTGAACTACGAAGGTTCCATCGCCATCGATGACAACCTGCTGCTGGCTACCGGCATCCGTGAGTTCGAACAGGTGCATATCTGGGACGTCACCAACGGTGCGCGCTTCTCGACCTATGCCATCCGTGCCGAGGCCGGCAGCGGCGTGGTCTCGCTCAATGGCGGCGCCGCGCGCCACGTGCAGGTCGGCGACATCATCATCATCGCCGCCTTCGCCAGCATGAGCGAAGAAGAAGCTGACAGCTTCCGGCCGAAGTTGGTATATGTGGACGGCAACAACCAGATCTCCCACACCAACGACAGCATCCCGACCCAGGCCGCATGA